TCTACATTATTTACAATAACTGTTGGCTCAAAAGTTGATTGTGGTGGGGAAAAGATACCATCTTTTCTATTATATTTCTCATACAATCTCCTATACAACCCATTTGCAAAGTTAAACATTAAGATGTCGGCATTAATTCCATCATCTGGCATACTTCCATGGCACTGCTTTCCTTTTATTTTAAATTTAATCCACAATATGCTTTTCTCTGCTATCTCAATGTAGTTCCCTTCTGGCGTACCAAAATCTGGGACAATTATTAAATCATCCTTTTTGAATATCTCTTTTTCATAGTTATCTAATAGATATTTTAACCCATATTCACTGCCATCTTCCTCATCAGACACAAATATTAAACATAAATTGTATTTTGGGGAAATATTGCTTTCAAAAATCATTTTCAACAGCAAAAATGAAGAAACAATTGCTTTATGGTTATCTTCACTCCCCCTCCCATATATCATACCATCCTTTATAACTGGCTCATAAGGATTAGTTTCCCATAAACTTAAATCGCCCTCTGGAACCGTATCAAGGTGAGAAATGATATGTAAGGTCTTTTCTTTTTCAAAATCAAATTTTGCAACTATATTAGGTCTTTCTATGCCATATTTATCCACAACGTTGTATGTTTTTATAGTGCAGTTTTTTATGTTGTATTTTTTAATATACTCACCTAATTTGTTTAATAC
The sequence above is a segment of the Methanotorris igneus Kol 5 genome. Coding sequences within it:
- a CDS encoding M20 family metallo-hydrolase, translated to MKDIIEETIKISSDLIKINSVNPTFGGKGEKEKAEYVLNKLGEYIKKYNIKNCTIKTYNVVDKYGIERPNIVAKFDFEKEKTLHIISHLDTVPEGDLSLWETNPYEPVIKDGMIYGRGSEDNHKAIVSSFLLLKMIFESNISPKYNLCLIFVSDEEDGSEYGLKYLLDNYEKEIFKKDDLIIVPDFGTPEGNYIEIAEKSILWIKFKIKGKQCHGSMPDDGINADILMFNFANGLYRRLYEKYNRKDGIFSPPQSTFEPTVIVNNVENTNTIPGYVEVCFDCRILPDYDVDEVLKFIEEYIKEFKKNIDKYLILYDKKNEDEIEITYEILKVEKSQRTKEDSTIVLELKDVIKKVLNKEPKLCGMGGGTVAAFLREKGYDTVVWGIGKETAHQPNEHIKIEDLIKMAKIFYEILK